In the genome of Flexistipes sinusarabici DSM 4947, one region contains:
- a CDS encoding glycosyltransferase family 2 protein, which yields MSEEITGIVLTYNGEKYLDPCLNSLRACVEELVIVDSGSGDRTLEIAEKYSENVIHHNFENYGKQCIYAIGQASNRWIFILDQDEILENKLISEINALKKSGFAHDAYSIRRRNFLFNKEIKHGGWGNDFVIRLFDRNKAFPTDNNFSVVKTEGNVKRLKNRIIHYPCDSIDKYFAKMHSYASISAKEMLGKNREFRLYNLLFNPLYRAFKKYVLQKGFLDGMYGVILAVISYYFVFLKYLKLWEITNINHENKNNGDI from the coding sequence ATGAGCGAGGAAATTACAGGAATTGTACTAACGTATAATGGTGAGAAGTATCTTGATCCGTGTCTGAACTCTTTAAGAGCCTGCGTGGAAGAGCTTGTTATAGTTGATTCAGGCAGTGGGGATAGGACATTGGAAATAGCTGAAAAATATTCTGAAAATGTTATTCATCATAATTTTGAGAATTATGGCAAACAATGCATATATGCCATTGGGCAGGCGTCCAATCGCTGGATTTTTATTTTGGACCAGGATGAAATTTTAGAAAATAAACTAATCAGCGAAATCAATGCTCTGAAAAAATCGGGGTTTGCTCATGACGCCTATTCTATTAGAAGGAGGAATTTTCTTTTTAATAAAGAGATAAAACATGGAGGATGGGGAAATGATTTTGTTATAAGATTATTTGATAGAAATAAAGCTTTTCCAACGGATAACAACTTTTCTGTAGTTAAGACTGAAGGAAATGTAAAAAGGTTAAAAAATAGAATAATTCATTACCCATGTGATTCCATAGATAAATATTTTGCCAAGATGCATAGTTATGCTAGTATTTCTGCTAAGGAAATGTTGGGAAAAAACAGAGAGTTCCGGTTGTATAATCTATTGTTCAATCCTTTATATAGAGCTTTTAAAAAATATGTTTTACAAAAAGGTTTTCTTGACGGTATGTATGGGGTTATTCTGGCTGTTATCTCGTACTATTTTGTGTTTCTTAAATATCTCAAGCTTTGGGAGATTACTAATATTAATCATGAAAACAAAAATAATGGTGATATATGA
- a CDS encoding glycosyltransferase family 4 protein, with product MKINLFVKYLDDKTGGEKIAYYFAEYLYKQKVPFTVYCGKIKTSNVPIFTENVKELGLVGLNRFTKYFSFHRKCDKIVKNSGDISFAFDRIVGCDIYRNGSGLHTDYLKTSIEHYPTSQKLLKKFKRTLAPINYYLKKVEDKLYESKKLGYVIVNSELIKTTLTNKFPFLEEKIEVVHNGIDKDKFNFDITLNKRNELKKQYKLYDSFVIGHASNNFERKGLRFIIQALAKLPEKFILVVAGSGSTGYYKELSKKCGVSDRVFFLGKIDDMTEFYPMLDLFCLPALYDPFPNVVPESLGMGIPVLCSKHIGSFEIIKNNKNGMVLNTISAEEIAISVKDCSKIRVQNFSQNVPGLNDMYDEYLKIIEKVSEDKR from the coding sequence ATGAAAATAAATCTCTTTGTTAAATATCTTGATGACAAAACGGGAGGAGAAAAGATTGCATATTATTTTGCAGAGTATTTGTATAAACAAAAAGTCCCCTTCACCGTTTACTGCGGAAAAATAAAAACAAGTAATGTACCCATCTTTACTGAAAATGTAAAAGAATTGGGTTTAGTTGGTTTAAACAGGTTTACGAAATATTTTAGTTTTCACCGGAAATGTGACAAAATTGTAAAAAATTCAGGAGATATTTCATTTGCATTTGATAGAATAGTGGGATGCGATATATATAGAAACGGATCAGGGTTGCATACTGACTATCTTAAGACTTCTATCGAACACTACCCAACTTCCCAAAAACTACTTAAGAAATTCAAAAGAACCCTGGCTCCGATAAATTATTATCTCAAGAAAGTTGAAGATAAGTTATATGAAAGCAAAAAGTTGGGATATGTAATAGTTAATTCCGAATTAATAAAAACTACTTTGACAAATAAATTTCCGTTTCTTGAAGAGAAAATAGAAGTTGTGCATAACGGGATTGATAAAGATAAGTTTAATTTTGATATTACTTTGAATAAGAGAAATGAGCTTAAAAAACAGTATAAACTGTATGACTCTTTTGTTATCGGTCATGCTTCAAATAACTTTGAAAGAAAAGGACTCCGATTTATTATTCAGGCTTTAGCCAAGCTGCCTGAAAAGTTTATCTTAGTTGTTGCAGGCAGCGGGAGTACAGGATATTACAAAGAATTATCGAAAAAATGCGGTGTTTCTGACAGAGTGTTTTTTTTGGGGAAGATTGATGATATGACTGAATTCTATCCGATGCTTGACCTGTTTTGTCTTCCAGCCTTGTATGACCCTTTTCCCAATGTTGTTCCGGAATCCCTTGGTATGGGTATTCCCGTGTTGTGTTCAAAACATATAGGGAGCTTTGAAATTATTAAAAATAATAAAAATGGGATGGTGTTGAATACAATTTCAGCTGAAGAGATTGCAATATCTGTAAAAGATTGCTCGAAAATTAGGGTTCAGAACTTTTCCCAAAATGTTCCCGGCTTGAATGATATGTACGATGAGTATCTTAAAATTATTGAAAAAGTATCAGAAGATAAAAGATGA
- the rfbA gene encoding glucose-1-phosphate thymidylyltransferase RfbA, which produces MKGIILAGGRGSRLFPVTKAVCKQLLPVYDKPMIYYPLSVLMLAGINEILIISTPEDVPRFQNLLGNGSSFGLKLKYKVQKTPRGLAEAFILGEEFIGDDDVCLILGDNLFYGDRLTSLLKNSIEHVRNKRGARIFGYWVKDPQNYGVAGFDELNNVTSLQEKPENPKSNYALVGLYFYDNRVVDIAKNVVPSERGELEITSVNEKYLNEKKLSVELLGRGYAWLDTGTHHALLEAGNFIRTIEDRQGLKIGCIEEIAFHNKWIDKKQLQKHVQLNRNSQYGDYLEMIMTQGTD; this is translated from the coding sequence ATGAAGGGTATCATTCTGGCGGGTGGCCGCGGCTCGAGACTCTTTCCAGTTACAAAAGCTGTCTGTAAACAGCTTTTGCCTGTTTATGACAAACCGATGATTTATTATCCGCTCTCTGTATTAATGCTGGCTGGCATAAATGAAATTCTTATTATATCAACTCCGGAAGATGTCCCGAGGTTTCAAAACCTTTTAGGGAACGGCAGCTCTTTTGGACTAAAATTAAAATATAAAGTACAAAAAACTCCGAGGGGACTAGCTGAAGCGTTTATTCTCGGTGAAGAATTTATCGGAGATGACGACGTTTGCTTAATTCTCGGTGATAATTTATTTTATGGAGACAGACTTACATCACTTCTTAAAAACAGCATTGAACATGTGCGCAACAAAAGAGGAGCCAGGATTTTCGGTTATTGGGTCAAAGATCCACAAAACTACGGGGTAGCCGGGTTTGATGAATTAAATAACGTTACAAGTCTCCAGGAAAAACCAGAAAATCCAAAAAGCAACTACGCGTTGGTGGGACTGTATTTTTATGATAACAGAGTTGTAGATATAGCAAAAAACGTTGTACCTTCTGAAAGGGGAGAGCTTGAGATTACATCTGTAAATGAAAAGTACCTCAACGAGAAGAAGCTTTCTGTAGAGCTTTTGGGCAGAGGGTATGCCTGGCTTGATACTGGTACACATCACGCCTTATTGGAGGCGGGTAATTTTATCAGGACAATTGAAGACAGACAGGGGCTTAAAATAGGCTGTATAGAAGAAATTGCGTTTCATAATAAATGGATTGATAAAAAACAGCTGCAAAAACATGTCCAGTTGAACAGGAACAGCCAGTATGGTGATTATTTAGAAATGATCATGACACAGGGAACTGACTGA
- a CDS encoding DUF4254 domain-containing protein translates to MIELHNLADKMYRFISDWHIEDNFHIGSLSSSLEDAVVLLLRYNYELWHQEDIARDPKATDTEIARVKRNIDKLNQKRNDMIEKVDEKISDILSDKNIEVSKDATMNSETPGSIIDRLSINMLKIYHMQEQTQRTDASQKHIESCRQKLNILEIQKKDLSVCLAELMNDLIKGTKYFKVYRQMKMYNDPNLNPVLYGKKNRKR, encoded by the coding sequence ATGATTGAGCTACACAATCTGGCTGATAAGATGTACCGATTTATTTCAGATTGGCATATTGAAGACAATTTTCACATTGGCTCATTGAGCAGCAGCCTGGAAGATGCCGTTGTTCTTTTGCTGCGCTACAACTATGAACTCTGGCATCAGGAAGATATTGCACGTGATCCCAAAGCGACTGATACAGAAATAGCCCGGGTTAAGCGAAATATCGATAAGCTGAATCAAAAACGGAATGACATGATTGAAAAAGTGGATGAAAAGATATCCGATATTCTCTCTGATAAAAATATTGAAGTTAGCAAAGATGCAACAATGAACAGCGAAACTCCGGGGAGTATAATTGACAGGCTCTCGATAAATATGCTTAAAATTTACCACATGCAAGAACAGACACAAAGAACGGATGCTTCTCAAAAGCATATTGAAAGCTGCCGACAAAAATTGAATATCCTGGAAATACAAAAGAAGGACTTATCTGTCTGCCTTGCTGAACTCATGAATGATTTAATAAAAGGTACTAAATATTTCAAAGTATACAGGCAGATGAAAATGTATAACGATCCAAATCTGAATCCTGTACTTTATGGTAAAAAGAACAGAAAACGTTAG
- a CDS encoding glycosyltransferase family 4 protein — protein sequence MEKKYQIYLAAKNDAGIVTLLQKHISGFLPLDFSDYKSDGRQLAKFIKNNQIDIVHTFHNKGHKVGVWAKKYNSEFKLFVNRGVDFVPTNLFYYLNPKIDGYICNSHSVANKLKRILIPAKKINVLYNAFTIEGEFHENSKNNNIIKSDKLKICTIASGAKWKGFDYTLKSINEVNCDFDFYVLGVDKKNEYMQLQSSDAAKKTHWLGRRKDIIPILSKMDLFIYTPVSGDSCPNVILEAMFAGLPVISTNVGGIPELVKHEKGGMIVKKKDYKCAARNIELILKDDQKRKNMRDFNKGQIGKYSLERKISGLLKIYKGENIKETI from the coding sequence TTGGAAAAAAAATATCAAATATATTTAGCTGCGAAAAATGATGCAGGAATAGTTACTTTGCTGCAAAAACATATTTCAGGGTTCCTGCCGCTTGATTTTTCAGATTATAAATCAGATGGTAGACAACTTGCTAAATTTATAAAAAATAATCAAATCGATATAGTCCATACTTTTCATAATAAGGGACATAAAGTGGGAGTTTGGGCAAAAAAATATAACTCAGAATTTAAGCTTTTTGTAAACAGAGGGGTTGATTTTGTCCCCACTAATCTTTTTTATTACCTTAATCCTAAGATTGATGGCTATATATGTAACTCACACAGTGTTGCAAATAAATTAAAAAGAATATTGATTCCAGCTAAAAAAATTAATGTTTTATACAATGCTTTTACAATTGAGGGTGAATTTCACGAAAACAGCAAAAATAATAATATTATCAAAAGTGATAAACTAAAGATATGTACCATTGCTTCCGGAGCAAAATGGAAAGGCTTTGACTATACTTTGAAAAGTATTAATGAAGTGAATTGCGATTTTGATTTTTATGTTTTGGGTGTTGATAAAAAGAATGAGTACATGCAGTTGCAGAGTTCGGATGCGGCTAAAAAAACTCACTGGTTAGGTCGACGTAAAGATATCATTCCTATTTTGTCCAAAATGGATTTGTTTATATACACCCCCGTCAGCGGAGATTCCTGCCCCAATGTAATTCTGGAAGCTATGTTTGCCGGTTTGCCGGTTATTTCAACTAATGTTGGCGGGATACCTGAGCTTGTTAAGCATGAAAAGGGCGGGATGATTGTTAAGAAGAAGGATTATAAATGTGCTGCCCGAAATATTGAATTGATCTTAAAGGATGACCAAAAACGGAAAAATATGAGAGATTTTAATAAAGGACAAATAGGAAAATATTCACTGGAGAGAAAAATTAGCGGTCTTTTGAAAATTTACAAAGGTGAAAACATTAAAGAAACTATATGA
- a CDS encoding class I SAM-dependent methyltransferase, which translates to MENKLEKQEMEYSFPYHYIPSINTYFQQHKNMRWGYIYLSYIKFVVDIINDYKFESVLDIGCGDGRFLHELRKNNKYIHLEGIDISEQAVAYAIAFNKKTDIAFSCGDITKKENLNRKFECITLIETLEHIPPEKINLFLKSLSAKLNENGKLILTVPSKNVKVDDKHFQHFDIETLKFTIKDFFEVEDYYYVNSKSRFVKRIDKIVSNKNFIITNKKLVNWLFDKYYKYFFFCEKNKCKRIIAILNKK; encoded by the coding sequence ATGGAAAACAAACTTGAAAAGCAGGAGATGGAATATAGTTTTCCTTATCATTATATTCCTTCGATAAACACATATTTCCAACAACATAAGAATATGCGCTGGGGCTATATATATTTAAGTTACATCAAATTTGTCGTAGATATTATAAATGATTATAAATTTGAATCAGTTTTGGACATTGGCTGTGGTGATGGAAGGTTTCTTCACGAGTTAAGGAAAAATAATAAATATATTCATTTAGAGGGTATAGACATATCCGAACAAGCTGTTGCATATGCAATAGCTTTTAACAAAAAAACAGATATTGCTTTTTCATGTGGGGATATTACTAAAAAAGAAAATTTAAACAGGAAGTTTGAATGTATTACCTTAATAGAAACTTTGGAACATATACCACCGGAAAAAATAAATTTATTTTTGAAATCTTTAAGTGCCAAATTAAACGAAAACGGAAAACTTATTTTAACGGTACCTAGCAAGAATGTAAAAGTTGACGATAAACATTTCCAACACTTTGATATAGAGACCTTAAAATTTACTATAAAAGATTTCTTTGAAGTTGAAGATTATTATTATGTTAATAGCAAAAGCAGATTTGTTAAAAGAATTGATAAAATAGTAAGCAATAAGAATTTTATTATTACAAACAAAAAATTAGTAAATTGGTTATTTGATAAGTATTATAAATATTTCTTTTTTTGTGAAAAAAATAAATGTAAGCGTATAATAGCTATACTTAACAAAAAATGA
- a CDS encoding O-antigen ligase family protein, translating into MKLIQSKKFFLYLGLILYIIFNPISISIRQIGLGILILVIIVDLLSDYRNLSLNVKELIDSESLLVLLMLAYFALNTFFISINFDNSFEVFTNSVWQCFSLYFIISYYLKNNVVSVKWILWLIVISAFIQGVDGIYQYFIGVDFIKGDPAWGTRLTASLDTPRVGNFISLCLPAFLILFYQLRIKNKLLKIFFFVFIVFPPFFLLIFSQTRSGWTGFAAFLVVFLLLDLSKRYFYAFALFLIPLVFFENIILKRLEFSKILNDSRWELWDIGLKLFSKKPLTGHGIATFSEAFNYYGFIPTQSTKHIPHPHNIYVQFLCETGIIGFILFFAIVVKRFYTLVKKYKNKYSDNFITSVNIAWITSYLVTAATAHSFFRTWWLGSFMLVFAVTSETVSERWGHN; encoded by the coding sequence ATGAAATTGATTCAAAGTAAAAAATTTTTTCTTTATTTAGGTTTAATACTATATATCATTTTCAATCCAATATCTATCTCCATCAGGCAGATTGGACTGGGTATTTTAATTTTAGTAATAATTGTTGATTTATTGTCAGATTACAGAAATCTGTCATTAAATGTTAAAGAACTTATTGATAGTGAAAGTTTGTTAGTTTTATTAATGTTAGCTTATTTTGCTTTAAATACTTTTTTTATTTCGATAAATTTTGACAACAGTTTTGAAGTATTTACTAATAGTGTATGGCAATGTTTTTCTCTCTATTTTATAATAAGCTACTATTTAAAAAATAATGTTGTAAGTGTAAAATGGATTTTATGGTTAATTGTGATTTCTGCTTTTATACAGGGAGTGGATGGAATTTATCAATATTTTATTGGTGTTGATTTTATAAAAGGAGATCCGGCGTGGGGAACAAGGTTAACAGCTTCTTTAGACACTCCCAGAGTGGGTAACTTTATAAGTTTATGTTTACCAGCTTTTTTGATTTTATTTTATCAATTGCGTATAAAAAACAAATTATTAAAAATCTTCTTTTTCGTATTTATTGTCTTCCCGCCTTTTTTTCTACTTATATTTTCACAAACCAGAAGTGGTTGGACTGGGTTTGCAGCTTTTTTAGTTGTATTTTTATTATTGGATTTGTCTAAGCGTTATTTTTATGCGTTTGCCCTATTCTTGATTCCTCTGGTCTTTTTTGAAAATATAATCTTGAAAAGATTGGAATTCAGTAAAATTTTAAATGATTCCAGATGGGAGCTATGGGATATTGGTCTTAAATTATTCTCAAAAAAACCACTGACAGGGCATGGTATAGCAACATTTTCTGAAGCTTTTAATTATTATGGCTTTATACCCACGCAGTCAACAAAACATATTCCTCATCCACACAATATTTATGTGCAATTTTTATGTGAAACAGGTATAATAGGTTTTATACTGTTCTTCGCTATTGTGGTTAAAAGGTTTTATACTCTAGTAAAAAAATATAAAAACAAATATAGTGATAATTTTATAACAAGTGTGAACATTGCATGGATAACATCTTATCTTGTAACAGCTGCTACCGCTCATAGTTTTTTTAGGACATGGTGGTTAGGATCTTTCATGTTGGTTTTTGCTGTTACTTCAGAAACTGTAAGTGAGAGGTGGGGACATAACTAA
- a CDS encoding glycosyltransferase — protein sequence MNIAFVTSTKRWGGVKTWILDFSEELIKIGHNVLIFARDENFINRAEKNGLKTFKIDFGFDYNPKTIVRFMGYFKKYNVDIACLNVQKELRSAGIAAKIMKIPVVHRVGLASDIVDKIDFKIANKFLSDKILVPCETMKTELLEKHKFLEEKDISVIYNGKNILSENAGQILHKPVKFVITSKVEKSKGHDYLAKVLLKLKHKGLSFHFDIFGEGNLSEWFEDFIKKNKLDDNVQIKGFESDVRHLLPKYDFGLLTSFSEGFPNVILEYMSAGLPVISSNVSGVAEIVEDDFNGFLFMAGDEDKLERLFKKAISMNTVTYKSMSLNALNTMSKRFNLEDNALSLAGFFENVKKTKNIQL from the coding sequence ATGAATATTGCTTTTGTGACTTCCACTAAAAGATGGGGCGGAGTTAAAACCTGGATTCTTGATTTTTCTGAGGAACTTATAAAGATAGGACACAATGTACTTATTTTTGCCAGGGATGAAAATTTTATAAACAGAGCGGAAAAAAACGGGCTGAAGACGTTTAAAATCGATTTCGGTTTTGATTACAATCCCAAGACCATTGTCAGGTTCATGGGGTATTTTAAAAAATATAATGTTGATATTGCTTGTCTTAACGTTCAGAAAGAGCTTAGAAGCGCCGGGATAGCTGCAAAAATTATGAAAATACCTGTTGTTCACAGAGTAGGACTAGCAAGTGACATTGTTGATAAAATTGATTTTAAAATTGCAAATAAATTTTTATCCGACAAAATACTGGTACCTTGCGAAACGATGAAAACGGAGCTTTTAGAGAAACATAAATTCTTGGAAGAAAAAGATATTTCCGTTATTTACAACGGAAAGAATATACTCTCTGAAAATGCCGGACAAATTTTACATAAACCGGTAAAATTTGTAATAACTTCAAAAGTTGAGAAAAGTAAGGGACATGATTATCTTGCAAAAGTCCTTTTAAAATTGAAACATAAAGGCTTATCTTTTCATTTTGATATTTTTGGTGAGGGTAATTTATCCGAGTGGTTTGAAGATTTTATCAAAAAAAATAAATTAGATGATAATGTTCAAATTAAGGGTTTTGAATCGGATGTTAGGCATTTGCTTCCAAAATACGATTTCGGCTTATTAACTTCATTTTCTGAAGGCTTTCCTAATGTAATACTCGAATATATGTCGGCCGGCCTGCCTGTAATATCTTCAAATGTTTCGGGTGTGGCTGAGATTGTTGAAGATGATTTTAACGGCTTTCTATTTATGGCAGGCGATGAGGACAAACTTGAAAGGTTGTTTAAAAAAGCTATCTCAATGAATACTGTGACATATAAAAGCATGTCTTTAAATGCACTTAATACTATGAGTAAAAGGTTTAATTTAGAAGATAATGCTTTATCTCTTGCAGGTTTTTTTGAAAATGTTAAAAAAACAAAAAACATACAATTGTGA
- a CDS encoding glycosyltransferase, translated as MKKTLFRITNNLNVGGVQKRLLETLPELLPYFNIHIIVYKERGALAEEFEKRGIKVHFIPSKTTWDISCILRIRNLLKKYQADIVHTHSYGGCIKGSIAAKLAGVEKVVSHIHVPLEMHWYGKWKVKKYKKMVIEKLVHKFFTDRVVFVSKTLRDEYINKCTFIDNRGKLRVLYNGFDISNFPLLPKEYDGDVFIIGSMGRIVESKNFFFFLQVASELVKQDVNFLFYIIGDGPLLNRLKSYVKEKNLERHFVFTGMIKNPIRMLNDVHLYLFCSKTEGLGGALIEPLLTGTPVLAVENMVNREIMDLDRGGEVLAEDIELFVKKIFDIKNNYNNYKSSLSFEQYRSIFSMDRLISDYKELYEIDSK; from the coding sequence ATGAAAAAAACTCTTTTTCGTATCACAAATAATTTGAATGTGGGGGGTGTGCAAAAAAGGCTACTGGAGACGCTGCCAGAGCTTTTGCCCTATTTTAATATCCATATCATTGTTTATAAAGAAAGAGGGGCTCTTGCTGAGGAATTTGAAAAAAGAGGGATAAAAGTTCATTTCATACCATCAAAGACCACATGGGACATTTCGTGTATTTTAAGGATTAGAAATTTGTTAAAAAAATATCAAGCTGATATTGTGCATACTCATTCTTACGGCGGGTGTATAAAAGGTTCTATTGCTGCTAAATTGGCGGGTGTGGAAAAAGTTGTTTCACATATTCATGTCCCTTTGGAAATGCACTGGTACGGGAAGTGGAAAGTAAAAAAATATAAAAAAATGGTGATAGAAAAATTAGTACATAAATTTTTTACGGATAGAGTTGTTTTTGTTTCAAAAACATTAAGGGACGAATACATTAATAAGTGTACATTTATAGATAACCGCGGCAAATTGAGAGTTTTATATAATGGTTTTGATATATCGAATTTCCCTCTATTGCCCAAAGAATATGATGGAGATGTTTTTATAATAGGAAGCATGGGAAGAATCGTTGAATCTAAAAACTTTTTCTTTTTTTTGCAAGTTGCATCGGAATTAGTGAAACAGGATGTAAATTTTTTGTTTTATATTATCGGCGACGGACCTTTGCTGAATCGTTTGAAAAGCTATGTTAAGGAAAAAAACTTAGAAAGACATTTTGTTTTTACAGGAATGATTAAAAACCCTATACGGATGTTAAATGATGTGCATTTGTATCTTTTTTGCTCGAAAACTGAAGGATTGGGAGGTGCTCTTATAGAGCCTTTATTGACAGGTACACCTGTTCTTGCTGTTGAAAACATGGTAAACAGAGAAATAATGGATTTAGACAGAGGGGGAGAAGTTTTGGCTGAGGATATAGAGTTATTTGTCAAAAAAATATTTGACATTAAAAATAACTACAATAACTATAAGTCATCTTTGAGTTTTGAACAATACAGAAGTATTTTTAGTATGGATAGATTGATATCTGACTATAAGGAGTTATATGAAATTGATTCAAAGTAA